The following proteins are encoded in a genomic region of Fusarium oxysporum f. sp. lycopersici 4287 chromosome 1, whole genome shotgun sequence:
- a CDS encoding 30S ribosomal protein S8: protein MPSVTNIANMCSHLQNASKARLGITSVKNCKYNLQLALALHRSGFFSAIYRSGPHPPTLEQMVSEPPVRVTNANVARMRLWLGLKYWDGKPVLGKANAISTPKRLMTANIAELARLARGFPTKVDGGVVPGLNLGECMFVSTSKGMLEVREALARKQGGLLVCRVS, encoded by the coding sequence ATGCCCTCAGTCACCAACATCGCGAACATGTGTTCGCATCTCCAAAACGCCTCTAAAGCCCGCCTGGGTATAACATCTGTCAAGAATTGCAAATACAACCTTCAACTCGCCCTCGCTCTTCACCGATCAGGTTTCTTCTCGGCAATCTACCGTTCCGGTCCTCATCCCCCAACGCTCGAGCAGATGGTTTCTGAGCCTCCAGTGCGTGTGACAAACGCCAACGTAGCCAGGATGCGCTTGTGGCTCGGCCTTAAGTACTGGGACGGTAAGCCCGTCCTCGGAAAGGCCAACGCTATTAGCACGCCGAAGCGTCTTATGACGGCCAACATTGCGGAGCTGGCTAGATTGGCGAGAGGGTTTCCTACGAAGGTGGATGGTGGTGTCGTGCCGGGGTTAAATCTTGGCGAGTGCATGTTTGTGTCGACGTCGAAGGGTATGCTGGAAGTAAGGGAGGCACTCGCGAGAAAACAGGGTGGTCTGTTAGTATGCCGGGTTTCATAA
- a CDS encoding methionyl aminopeptidase: MTADPPAKKECMGADCQNEAGSLQCPTCLKLGVKDSFFCSQECFKRNWGIHKTMHKSQTTGYYNPFPNFPYSGTLRPVYPLSPHRTLPQSIPHPVWWQDGNPRYSRSLTNRNKIEILDKKGQDAMRKSCKLAREVLDIAAAAAKPGVTTDYIDEIVHKACIERNSYPSPLNYNNFPKSCCTSVNEVICHGIPDQRVLLDGDILNIDVSLYHEGYHADLNETYYIGDKAKADPDTVRVVETARQCLDESIKAVKPGTLIREFGNIIEKHAKKHNCSVIRTYCGHGVGKLFHCPPNVPHYAKNKTVGECKPGMTFTIEPMIALGKYRDITWPDNWTSTTIDGKLTAQFEHTLLVTEDGVEILTARQPDSPGGALPMPGTENGETQA, translated from the exons ATGACTGCTGATCCCCCCGCCAAGAAGGAGTGTATGGGCGCCGACTGCCAGAATGAAGCTGGATCCCTCCAATGCCCAACTTGTCTGAAGCTGGGAGTCAAggacagcttcttctgctctcAGGAGTGCTTTAAGAGAAACTGG GGCATCCACAAGACAATGCACAAGTCGCAAA CTACCGGCTATTATAACCCGTTCCCCAACTTTCCGTACTCTGGAACCCTGCGACCCGTCTATCCTCTGTCGCCGCACCGAACTCTTCCTCAATCGATTCCTCACCCCGTGTGGTGGCAAGACGGCAATCCTAGATATAGCCGATCCCTCACCAACCGTAACAAGATCGAAATTCTCGACAAGAAGGGCCAGGATGCTATGCGAAAGAGCTGCAAGCTTGCGCGAGAGGTCCTCGACatcgctgccgctgccgctaAGCCTGGCGTGACGACCGACTATATTGATGAGATCGTTCACAAGGCTTGTATCGAGCGAAAC TCCTACCCCTCTCCTCTGAACTACAACAACTTCCCCAAGTCTTGCTGCACGTCCGTTAACGAGGTCATCTGTCACGGTATTCCTGATCAGCGTGTTCTGCTAGACGGTGATATTCTCAACATCGATGTTTCCCTGTACCATGAAGGATACCACGCCGATTTGAACGAGACATATTACATCGgagacaaggccaaggccgaCCCCGACACTGTTCGTGTGGTTGAGACGGCACGACAATGCCTGGATGAGTCTATCAAGGCCGTTAAGCCCGGCACTTTGATCCGAGAGTTTGGTAACATTATCGAGAAGCACGCCAAGAAGCACAACTGTAGCGTGATCCGAACTTACTGTGGCCACGGAGTCGGCAAGCTTTTCCATTGCCCTCCCAACGTCCCTCACTatgccaagaacaagactgtTGGAGAGTGCAAACCCGGAATGACCTTTACTATTGAGCCCATGATTGCTCTGGGCAAGTACAGAGATATTACTTGGCCTGACAACTGGACCAGCACCACTATCGATGGCAAGCTGACAGCTCAGTTTG AGCACACTCTTCTAGTTACAGAAGATGGTGTCGAGATTTTGACCGCGAGACAGCCGGATTCTCCTGGTGGTGCCCTACCGATGCCTGGTACTGAGAACGGAGAGACCCAGGCATAG
- a CDS encoding methionyl aminopeptidase translates to MTADPPAKKECMGADCQNEAGSLQCPTCLKLGVKDSFFCSQECFKRNWGIHKTMHKSQSNILHHLKAPKAISPDPATGYYNPFPNFPYSGTLRPVYPLSPHRTLPQSIPHPVWWQDGNPRYSRSLTNRNKIEILDKKGQDAMRKSCKLAREVLDIAAAAAKPGVTTDYIDEIVHKACIERNSYPSPLNYNNFPKSCCTSVNEVICHGIPDQRVLLDGDILNIDVSLYHEGYHADLNETYYIGDKAKADPDTVRVVETARQCLDESIKAVKPGTLIREFGNIIEKHAKKHNCSVIRTYCGHGVGKLFHCPPNVPHYAKNKTVGECKPGMTFTIEPMIALGKYRDITWPDNWTSTTIDGKLTAQFEHTLLVTEDGVEILTARQPDSPGGALPMPGTENGETQA, encoded by the exons ATGACTGCTGATCCCCCCGCCAAGAAGGAGTGTATGGGCGCCGACTGCCAGAATGAAGCTGGATCCCTCCAATGCCCAACTTGTCTGAAGCTGGGAGTCAAggacagcttcttctgctctcAGGAGTGCTTTAAGAGAAACTGG GGCATCCACAAGACAATGCACAAGTCGCAAAGTAATATCCTCCACCACCTGAAAGCTCCGAAAGCAATCTCACCAGATCCAGCTACCGGCTATTATAACCCGTTCCCCAACTTTCCGTACTCTGGAACCCTGCGACCCGTCTATCCTCTGTCGCCGCACCGAACTCTTCCTCAATCGATTCCTCACCCCGTGTGGTGGCAAGACGGCAATCCTAGATATAGCCGATCCCTCACCAACCGTAACAAGATCGAAATTCTCGACAAGAAGGGCCAGGATGCTATGCGAAAGAGCTGCAAGCTTGCGCGAGAGGTCCTCGACatcgctgccgctgccgctaAGCCTGGCGTGACGACCGACTATATTGATGAGATCGTTCACAAGGCTTGTATCGAGCGAAAC TCCTACCCCTCTCCTCTGAACTACAACAACTTCCCCAAGTCTTGCTGCACGTCCGTTAACGAGGTCATCTGTCACGGTATTCCTGATCAGCGTGTTCTGCTAGACGGTGATATTCTCAACATCGATGTTTCCCTGTACCATGAAGGATACCACGCCGATTTGAACGAGACATATTACATCGgagacaaggccaaggccgaCCCCGACACTGTTCGTGTGGTTGAGACGGCACGACAATGCCTGGATGAGTCTATCAAGGCCGTTAAGCCCGGCACTTTGATCCGAGAGTTTGGTAACATTATCGAGAAGCACGCCAAGAAGCACAACTGTAGCGTGATCCGAACTTACTGTGGCCACGGAGTCGGCAAGCTTTTCCATTGCCCTCCCAACGTCCCTCACTatgccaagaacaagactgtTGGAGAGTGCAAACCCGGAATGACCTTTACTATTGAGCCCATGATTGCTCTGGGCAAGTACAGAGATATTACTTGGCCTGACAACTGGACCAGCACCACTATCGATGGCAAGCTGACAGCTCAGTTTG AGCACACTCTTCTAGTTACAGAAGATGGTGTCGAGATTTTGACCGCGAGACAGCCGGATTCTCCTGGTGGTGCCCTACCGATGCCTGGTACTGAGAACGGAGAGACCCAGGCATAG
- a CDS encoding kynurenine 3-monooxygenase: MVKPQKIVVVGAGPVGSLAALYAAQRGHEVEVYELRPDLRDPSTIPLNFTKSINLAISERGINAMRHAGQPGLLDHVMSTTIPMRGRMIHGRGPTGALFEQSQDYDVKGRAIHAIDRAGLNKRLLDILDNMPNVKLFFNHKLTGADYRECKAWFEVADAKSSEESRPKEIDISFDLMIGADGAHSAVRYHLMKFTRMNYQQEYIDTLWCEFQLKPVKTDETADPMAKFRISPNHLHIWPGKDFMFIAIPSDDGSFTCTLFMPSKDFSDLENNPASVPAFFDSHFPGVTDLIPGDELIESFNTNPHLPLISLKCKPYHYGSSCVIVGDAAHAMVPFYGQGMNAGMEDVRILFSILDKHAQIDESNDPASESSKSEPAFQRSLALAEYSAVRPADAHAINDLALQNYVEMRSSVLSKRYRLRKYLEEMMSVYFPRLGWQTKYSRVSFSNEGYLDVINKSDAQGKILVRSFLTLVASPFLVSAAVFAYRYRRSFSAMIKAVRQLPS, translated from the exons ATGGTGAAGCCTCAGAAGATCGTTGTTGTGGGTGCTGGCCCTGTTGGTTCTCTGGCGGCTTTGTATGCTGCTCAGAGGGGCCATGAGGTTGAGGTTTATGAGTTGCGACCGG ACCTCCGGGATCCCAGTACTATCCCACTCAACTTTACAAAATCTATCAATCTCGCAATTTCAGAGCGCGGAATCAATGCTATGCGTCATGCTGGTCAACCGGGCCTCCTTGACCATGTCATGTCGACAACAATTCCAATGAGAGGCCGCATGATTCATGGTAGAGGCCCAACTGGAGCACTCTTTGAGCAGTCGCAAGACTACGATGTCAAGGGACGA GCAATTCACGCCATTGATCGGGCAGGCCTGAACAAGCGATTGCTCGATATCCTGGATAACATGCCTAATGTCAAGTTATTCTTTAACCACAAACTCACAGGTGCCGACTATCGTGAATGCAAAGCTTGGTTTGAAGTGGCCGATGCAAAGTCGTCCGAGGAGTCTCGCCCCAAGGAAATCGATATTTCCTTCGATCTTATGATTGGAGCTGACGGTGCCCATTCTGCTGTTCGCTACCATCTTATGAAGTTTACCCGGATGAACTACCAGCAGGAGTACATTGATACTCTATGGTGCGAGTTCCAGCTCAAGCCAGTCAAGACTGATGAAACAGCCGATCCAATGGCCAAGTTCCGAATATCGCCTAATCACTTGCATATTTGGCCCGGCAAGGATTTCATGTTCATTGCTATTCCTAGCGAT GACGGCTCATTCACATGCACACTCTTTATGCCTAGCAAGGATTTCTCAGATCTTGAGAATAACCCTGCCAGCGTTCCAGCCTTTTTCGACAGCCATTTCCCGGGCGTTACGGACTTGATACCAGGCGATGAGTTGATTGAATCTTTCAACACAAATCCTCACCTCCCACTTATCAGCCTCAAGTGCAAGCCGTACCATTATGGCTCTTCTTGCgttattgttggtgatgccgcTCATGCCATGGTGCCTTTCTATGGCCAAGGCATGAATGCGGGCATGGAGGATGTACGGATTCTCTTTTCAATACTTGACAAACACGCTCAGATCGATGAGTCCAATGATCCTGCCAGCGAGTCATCTAAATCCGAGCCAGCTTTCCAGCGGTCACTTGCATTGGCGGAGTACTCAGCGGTTCGGCCAGCCGACGCCCATGCAATCAACGATCTTGCCCTGCAAAATTATGTCGAGATGCGATCCTCAGTCTTGTCAAAACGTTACAGGTTGAGAAAGTATCTCGAAGAGATGATGAGCGTGTACTTCCCTCGCCTTGGCTGGCAGACGAAGTACTCCAGAGTCAGCTTCAGCAACGAGGGCTACCTGGACGTCATCAACAAGAGTGATGCCCAAGGCAAGATATTGGTGCGAAGTTTCTTGACCCTGGTGGCCAGTCCTTTCTTGGTTTCAGCCGCGGTGTTTGCATACAGGTACCGACGGTCATTTTCTGCTATGATCAAGGCTGTTCGACAGCTTCCCTCGTGA